The Xenopus tropicalis strain Nigerian chromosome 7, UCB_Xtro_10.0, whole genome shotgun sequence genome includes a region encoding these proteins:
- the LOC100493774 gene encoding myosin-10 isoform X3 translates to MSRNSYRDDAERYLFVDRNPTSVTATQADWTAKRQVWVPSEKHGFEAASIKEERGEEVIVELAENGKRVPVAKDDIQKMNPPKFTKVEDMAELTCLNEASVLHNLKDRYYSGLIYTYSGLFCVVINPYKNLPIYTEQIVEMYRGKKRHEIPPHIYAISETAYRSMLQDREDQSILCTGESGAGKTENTKKVIQYLAHVASSHKGRKEHTAPSSSNTFYGELEHQLLQANPILEAFGNAKTVKNDNSSRFGKFIRINFDVAGYIVGANIETYLLEKSRAIRQAKDERTFHVFYQLLAGAGEHMKTDLLLEGFNQYRFLSNGNLPIPGQQDREIFQETMESMKIMGFNHEEIMSMLKMVSAVLQFGNIVFRKERNTDQASMPDNTAAQKLCHLLGLNVTEFSRAILMPRIKVGRDYVQKAQTKEQADFAVEALAKALYERLFRWLVHRINKALDRTKRQGASFIGILDIAGFEIFELNSFEQLCINYTNEKLQQLFNHTMFVLEQEEYQREGIEWNFIDFGLDLQPCIDLIERPANPPGVLSLLDEECWFPKATDKSFVEKVIQELGNHPKFQKPRQLRDKADLCIIHYAGKVDYKADEWLMKNMDPLNDNVATLLHQSTDKYTAELWKDVDRIVGLDQVSGMGEMSFGSSYKTKKGMFRTVGQLYKESLSKLMSTLRNTNPNFVRCIIPNHEKKAGKLEPHLVLDQLRCNGVLEGIRICRQGFPNRIVFQEFRQRYEILTPNAIPKGFMDGKQACAIMIRALELDPNLYRIGQSKIFFRAGVLAHLEEERDLKITDIIVFFQAAARGYLARRAFYKKQQQMSALKVVQRNCAAYLKLRHWQWWRLFTKVKPLLQVTRQDEVMQAKVVELQKVKDTQVKTESELKEMANKYQQLFEEKSILAEQLQAETELFAEAEEMRARLASKKQELEEILHDLEARVEEEEERTLQLQNEKKKMHQHIQDLEEQLEEEEGARQKLQLEKVTTESRLKKMEEDILLLEDQNAKLAKERKLLDDRIGEFTSTMAEEEEKVKSLNKLRNKYEAVIADLEDRLKKEEKGRQEMEKMKRKLDGETTDLQDQLLELQQQIEELKQQLARKEEELQAALARVDDEVGQKNNLLKQLRDLQSQLAELHEDLESEKAARAKAEKQRRDLGEELEALKTELEDTLDSTAAQQELRAKREQEVTDLKKTIEEDVKVRDAQVTEMRQRHNQVVEEISEQLEQARRFKGNLEKVKQTLESENTDLIKEVKNLQAAKQDSEQRRKKLEQQVSEFQIRTNESEKVKFELAEKLQKLQAELDGVSGALGSTEGKSIKLTKDLSTVQSQLQDTQELLQEETRQKLNFSSRVRQLEEEKNNLMENLEEEESAKAQLSRQLQALQQQLLESKKRMEDQGGMVEAMEEAKKKSYKELEFLQQRFDEKHQINDKLEKTRNRLQQELDDLMVDLDHQRQIVSNLEKKQKKFDQMLAEEKNISARYGEERDRAEAEAREKETKALSLSRALEEAIDLKDELDRQNKQLRAEMDDLVSSKDDVGKNVHELERSKRALEQQVQEMKTQIEELEDELQAIEDGKLRLEVNMQAMKAQFERDLQNRDDSNDEKKKLLFKQVREMEVELEEERKQKSQILAAKKKLEMDLQDMESQMDSANKGRDEAVKQLKKLQLQFKEVWREVEETRAARDEIFVQSRDNEKKLKSLEAELLQLQEDLAAAERAKRQAQQERDDLADELSNGVSGKSALLDEKRALEMRISQLEEELDEEQSNTELINDRYRKLTLQVETITTELSAERSFSQKAENARQQMERQNKELKVKLNEMDSTMRSKYKITIASLEAKISQLEEQMEQESKERIIANKLVRRAEKRLKEVLLQVEEERRNADQFKEQLEKANIRMKQLKRQLEEAEEEASRANSNRRRLQRELEDVTESAESMNREVTTLRSRLRRAPIQFTTRTIRQVYQLEAVSDEEPESHSGEPSANHQQQQPPQAE, encoded by the exons ACTTATTCTGGCCTCTTCTGTGTTGTGATTAACCCCTACAAGAACTTGCCCATTTACACGGAACAAATAGTGGAGATGTATCGAGGGAAGAAACGGCACGAGATTCCCCCACACATATATGCAATATCAGAGACTGCATATCGCAGCATGCTGCAAG ATCGAGAGGATCAGTCCATCCTTTGCAC TGGAGAATCAGGTGCCGGCAAGACAGAGAACACAAAGAAAGTCATCCAATATTTGGCACATGTGGCTTCTTCACATAAGGGGCGAAAGGAGCACACAGCCCCG AGCTCCAGTAATACGTTTTAC GGAGAGCTAGAGCACCAGCTCCTGCAGGCCAACCCGATATTGGAAGCTTTTGGCAATGCCAAGACTGTAAAAAATGACAACTCTTCTCGATTT ggTAAATTTATCCGCATTAATTTTGATGTTGCTGGTTACATCGTTGGAGCCAACATTGAGACTT ATTTGTTGGAGAAGTCTCGTGCTATTCGACAAGCTAAAGACGAAAGAACATTCCATGTTTTTTACCAGCTTCTAGCAGGAGCAGGGGAGCACATGAAAA CCGACTTGCTTCTGGAGGGCTTCAATCAGTACCGTTTCTTGTCTAATGGAAACCTGCCCATTCCTGGGCAGCAGGACAGGGAGATCTTCCAAGAGACAATGGAGTCCATGAAAATCATGGGATTTAACCATGAAGAAATCATGT CAATGCTGAAAATGGTGTCAGCGGTTCTGCAGTTTGGCAATATAGTTTTCCGGAAAGAAAGGAACACAGATCAAGCATCAATGCCAGATAACACAG CTGCTCAGAAACTGTGCCACCTCCTGGGACTCAATGTCACAGAGTTTAGTCGTGCCATCCTGATGCCAAGGATTAAAGTTGGCCGTGATTATGTCCAGAAGGCCCAGACTAAAGAACAG GCGGACTTTGCTGTGGAAGCCCTGGCAAAAGCTCTATATGAAAGACTGTTCCGCTGGTTGGTTCACCGCATTAACAAGGCTCTGGACAGGACCAAAAGGCAAGGCGCCTCTTTCATAGGCATCCTGGATATCGCTGGCTTTGAAATCTTTGAG CTGAACTCCTTTGAACAGCTGTGCATCAATTACACAAATGAGAAGCTTCAGCAACTGTTCAACCACACAATGTTTGTTCTGGAGCAGGAGGAATATCAGCGTGAGGGCATTGAGTGGAACTTTATTGACTTTGGGCTTGATCTGCAACCCTGTATTGACCTCATTGAGAGACCG GCAAACCCTCCAGGTGTCCTGTCCCTGCTGGATGAGGAGTGCTGGTTCCCCAAAGCCACTGATAAGAGCTTTGTTGAAAAAGTTATCCAGGAATTGGGAAATCACCCTAAATTCCAGAAACCTCGACAATTGCGAGACAAAGCTGATTTGTGCATCATTCATTATGCTGGGAAG GTGGATTACAAAGCAGATGAATGGCTGATGAAGAACATGGATCCACTGAATGACAATGTGGCCACCCTGCTGCACCAAAGCACTGACAAGTATACCGCTGAGCTTTGGAAAGATG TGGATCGGATCGTGGGCCTGGACCAAGTAAGTGGAATGGGAGAGATGTCTTTTGGCTCATCATACAAAACCAAGAAGGGAATGTTTCGCACAGTGGGCCAGCTCTACAAAGAGTCCCTGTCCAAGCTTATGTCTACTCTCAGAAACACCAACCCCAACTTTGTACGGTGCATTATACCCAATCATGAGAAGAAG GCTGGAAAGCTGGAGCCTCACCTTGTACTTGACCAGCTACGCTGTAATGGTGTCCTGGAGGGAATCCGTATTTGCAGACAGGGCTTCCCAAATCGAATTGTATTCCAAGAGTTTAGGCAAAG GTATGAGATTCTGACCCCAAATGCCATTCCCAAAGGATTCATGGATGGCAAGCAAGCTTGTGCAATAATG ATCAGAGCTTTGGAGCTTGACCCTAACCTGTACCGCATAGGACAAAGTAAAATCTTCTTCCGAGCTGGAGTACTGGCACACTTGGAAGAGGAAAGAGACCTAAAGATCACTGACATTATTGTATTTTTCCAAGCTGCTGCTCGGGGTTACCTGGCCAGGAG GGCATTTTATAAGAAGCAGCAGCAGATGAGTGCTCTAAAAGTGGTGCAGCGGAATTGCGCCGCCTACCTCAAGCTCAGACACTGGCAGTGGTGGAGGCTCTTCACCAAG GTAAAGCCATTACTGCAAGTAACCCGTCAGGATGAGGTCATGCAAGCAAAGGTTGTAGAACTGCAAAAGGTGAAAGACACCCAAGTAAAGACTGAATCAGAGCTGAAGGAAATGGCTAACAAGTACCAGCAG TTGTTTGAAGAGAAGAGCATCTTGGCTGAGCAGTTACAAGCAGAAACAGAGCTTTTTGCCGAAGCAGAAGAAATGCGCGCCAGACTTGCATCCAAAAAGCAGGAATTGGAAGAGATTTTGCATGACTTGGAGGCTCGTGTGGAAGAGGAGGAAGAACGTACCTTGCAGCTACAAAACGAGAAGAAAAAGATGCATCAACATATACAG GATTTGGAAGAACAGCTGGAGGAAGAAGAAGGAGCTCGACAGAAACTACAGCTAGAAAAAGTAACCACAGAGTCTAGGCTGAAGAAAATGGAAGAAGATATACTCTTACTGGAAGACCAGAATGCCAAACTGGCCAAG GAGAGGAAACTGCTGGATGACCGCATTGGTGAATTCACTTCAACTATGGCTGAAGAAGAGGAGAAAGTGAAGAGCTTGAATAAATTGCGTAACAAATACGAAGCCGTCATTGCTGACCTGGAAG ATCGTCttaaaaaggaagaaaagggAAGGCAAGAGATGGAGAAGATGAAGAGGAAGCTGGATGGTGAAACCACTGATTTACAGGATCagctgctagagctgcagcagcaGATAGAGGAACTAAAGCAACAGCTGGCTCGTAAGGAAGAAGAACTCCAAGCTGCTCTTGCAAG AGTTGATGATGAAGTAGGACAAAAGAACAATTTGCTCAAACAACTTCGAGACTTGCAGTCACAGCTCGCTGAGTTACATGAAGATCTAGAGTCAGAGAAGGCTGCACGAGCAAAGGCAGAAAAGCAGCGTCGGGACCTTGGTGAGGAGTTGGAGGCCCTGAAAACAGAGCTGGAAGACACTCTCGACTCCACTGCTGCACAGCAAGAGCTCAG AGCCAAAAGGGAACAAGAGGTGACAGACCTGAAGAAAACAATAGAGGAAGACGTAAAAGTTCGAGATGCCCAAGTAACAGAAATGCGCCAGCGACACAACCAAGTGGTGGAAGAGATCTCTGAACAGCTGGAGCAGGCACGAAGG TTCAAGGGGAATCTGGAGAAGGTAAAGCAGACCCTGGAGAGTGAGAACACTGACCTCATTAAGGAAGTCAAGAATCTTCAAGCAGCTAAACAGGATTCAGAACAACGCAGGAAGAAGCTGGAGCAGCAGGTGTCGGAATTTCAGATCCGCACCAACGAAAGTGAAAAGGTCAAGTTCGAACTGGCGGAGAAACTGCAGAAACTGCAG GCTGAATTAGATGGTGTATCGGGCGCCCTTGGATCAACAGAAGGCAAGTCAATCAAACTAACCAAAGACTTGTCAACAGTGCAGTCCCAACTGCAGGATACCCAG GAGTTGCTTCAGGAGGaaacaagacaaaagttgaatttTAGCTCTCGAGTTAGGCAGCTGGAGGAGGAAAAGAATAACCTTATGGAGAACCTAGAGGAAGAGGAATCTGCTAAGGCCCAGCTAAGCCGCCAGTTACAGGCTTTGCAACAACAG CTTCTCGAGTCTAAGAAGAGGATGGAGGACCAGGGTGGTATGGTGGAGGCTATGGAGGAAGCCAAGAAGAAATCATATAAAGAATTAGAGTTCCTCCAGCAACGCTTTGACGAGAAACATCAAATAAACGATAAGCTAGAGAAGACAAGAAACCGCTTACAGCAGGAGCTGGATGACTTGATGGTGGATTTGGACCATCAACGGCAAATAGTCTCCAATCtggagaaaaagcagaagaagtTTGACCAG ATGCTAGCTGAAGAGAAAAACATCTCTGCACGTTATGGAGAAGAGCGAGATCGTGCTGAGGCCGAGGCTCGTGAGAAGGAAACAAAGGCCCTGTCTCTAAGTCGGGCCCTGGAAGAGGCCATTGACCTAAAAGATGAGCTGGACAGGCAGAACAAGCAATTAAGAGCAGAGATGGATGATCTAGTTAGCTCCAAAGATGATGTTGGCAAGAAT gTTCATGAGCTGGAAAGGTCTAAACGGGCCTTGGAACAGCAAGTTCAGGAAATGAAGACCCAGATTGAGGAACTGGAGGATGAGCTACAGGCCATTGAAGATGGCAAACTTCGCTTGGAGGTCAATATGCAAGCAATGAAAGCTCAGTTTGAAAGAGACCTCCAAAACCGAGATGATTCCAATGATGAAAAGAAGAAGCTGCTCTTCAAACAG GTACGAGAGATGGAAGTGGAGTTGGAAGAGGAAAGGAAACAGAAATCCCAGATTCTTGCTGCCAAGAAAAAGCTTGAAATGGATCTACAGGATATGGAAAGCCAGATGGACTCTGCTAACAAAGGTCGGGATGAAGCTGTTAAACAGCTGAAAAAACTACAG CTCCAGTTCAAAGAAGTGTGGCGTGAAGTGGAGGAGACCAGGGCAGCACGAGATGAGATCTTTGTTCAGTCTAGGGATAATGAGAAGAAACTGAAGAGCCTGGAGGCTGAACTGCTTCAACTACAAGAG GACCTGGCAGCCGCCGAACGTGCAAAGAGACAAGCTCAGCAGGAGAGAGACGACCTGGCAGATGAGCTGTCCAATGGAGTCAGTGGCAA ATCGGCCCTGCTGGATGAGAAGAGAGCCCTGGAGATGCGTATCTCTCAGCTGGAAGAGGAGCTGGATGAAGAGCAGAGTAATACAGAGCTTATTAATGACAGATACAGGAAATTAACTTTGCAG GTGGAGACAATAACCACTGAGCTCTCAGCCGAGCGAAGCTTTTCTCAGAAGGCAGAGAATGCCCGTCAACAAATGGAGAGGCAGAATAAAGAACTTAAGGTGAAACTGAATGAGATGGATTCCACCATGAGGTCGAAGTACAAGATCACCATCGCCTCTCTTGAGGCCAAGATTAGCCAGCTGGAAGAGCAGATGGAGCAGGAGTCTAA GGAACGTATCATAGCCAATAAGCTGGTCCGACGTGCTGAAAAGCGGCTTAAGGAGGTGCTGCTGCAGGTGGAAGAGGAAAGACGGAATGCAGATCAGTTCAAGGAGCAG CTGGAGAAGGCAAATATACGCATGAAGCAGCTGAAGCGCCAATTGGAGGAGGCCGAGGAAGAGGCTTCACGCGCCAACTCCAACCGCCGCCGGCTGCAGAGAGAGCTGGAAGATGTGACTGAATCAGCAGAGTCCATGAACCGAGAAGTGACCACCCTGAGAAGCAGGCTTAG
- the LOC100493774 gene encoding myosin-10 isoform X2, protein MSRNSYRDDAERYLFVDRNPTSVTATQADWTAKRQVWVPSEKHGFEAASIKEERGEEVIVELAENGKRVPVAKDDIQKMNPPKFTKVEDMAELTCLNEASVLHNLKDRYYSGLIYTYSGLFCVVINPYKNLPIYTEQIVEMYRGKKRHEIPPHIYAISETAYRSMLQDREDQSILCTGESGAGKTENTKKVIQYLAHVASSHKGRKEHTAPGELEHQLLQANPILEAFGNAKTVKNDNSSRFGKFIRINFDVAGYIVGANIETYLLEKSRAIRQAKDERTFHVFYQLLAGAGEHMKTDLLLEGFNQYRFLSNGNLPIPGQQDREIFQETMESMKIMGFNHEEIMSMLKMVSAVLQFGNIVFRKERNTDQASMPDNTAAQKLCHLLGLNVTEFSRAILMPRIKVGRDYVQKAQTKEQADFAVEALAKALYERLFRWLVHRINKALDRTKRQGASFIGILDIAGFEIFELNSFEQLCINYTNEKLQQLFNHTMFVLEQEEYQREGIEWNFIDFGLDLQPCIDLIERPANPPGVLSLLDEECWFPKATDKSFVEKVIQELGNHPKFQKPRQLRDKADLCIIHYAGKVDYKADEWLMKNMDPLNDNVATLLHQSTDKYTAELWKDVDRIVGLDQVSGMGEMSFGSSYKTKKGMFRTVGQLYKESLSKLMSTLRNTNPNFVRCIIPNHEKKAGKLEPHLVLDQLRCNGVLEGIRICRQGFPNRIVFQEFRQRYEILTPNAIPKGFMDGKQACAIMIRALELDPNLYRIGQSKIFFRAGVLAHLEEERDLKITDIIVFFQAAARGYLARRAFYKKQQQMSALKVVQRNCAAYLKLRHWQWWRLFTKVKPLLQVTRQDEVMQAKVVELQKVKDTQVKTESELKEMANKYQQLFEEKSILAEQLQAETELFAEAEEMRARLASKKQELEEILHDLEARVEEEEERTLQLQNEKKKMHQHIQDLEEQLEEEEGARQKLQLEKVTTESRLKKMEEDILLLEDQNAKLAKERKLLDDRIGEFTSTMAEEEEKVKSLNKLRNKYEAVIADLEDRLKKEEKGRQEMEKMKRKLDGETTDLQDQLLELQQQIEELKQQLARKEEELQAALARVDDEVGQKNNLLKQLRDLQSQLAELHEDLESEKAARAKAEKQRRDLGEELEALKTELEDTLDSTAAQQELRAKREQEVTDLKKTIEEDVKVRDAQVTEMRQRHNQVVEEISEQLEQARRFKGNLEKVKQTLESENTDLIKEVKNLQAAKQDSEQRRKKLEQQVSEFQIRTNESEKVKFELAEKLQKLQAELDGVSGALGSTEGKSIKLTKDLSTVQSQLQDTQELLQEETRQKLNFSSRVRQLEEEKNNLMENLEEEESAKAQLSRQLQALQQQLLESKKRMEDQGGMVEAMEEAKKKSYKELEFLQQRFDEKHQINDKLEKTRNRLQQELDDLMVDLDHQRQIVSNLEKKQKKFDQMLAEEKNISARYGEERDRAEAEAREKETKALSLSRALEEAIDLKDELDRQNKQLRAEMDDLVSSKDDVGKNVHELERSKRALEQQVQEMKTQIEELEDELQAIEDGKLRLEVNMQAMKAQFERDLQNRDDSNDEKKKLLFKQVREMEVELEEERKQKSQILAAKKKLEMDLQDMESQMDSANKGRDEAVKQLKKLQLQFKEVWREVEETRAARDEIFVQSRDNEKKLKSLEAELLQLQEDLAAAERAKRQAQQERDDLADELSNGVSGKSALLDEKRALEMRISQLEEELDEEQSNTELINDRYRKLTLQVETITTELSAERSFSQKAENARQQMERQNKELKVKLNEMDSTMRSKYKITIASLEAKISQLEEQMEQESKERIIANKLVRRAEKRLKEVLLQVEEERRNADQFKEQLEKANIRMKQLKRQLEEAEEEASRANSNRRRLQRELEDVTESAESMNREVTTLRSRLSKLERQQRKRAPIQFTTRTIRQVYQLEAVSDEEPESHSGEPSANHQQQQPPQAE, encoded by the exons ACTTATTCTGGCCTCTTCTGTGTTGTGATTAACCCCTACAAGAACTTGCCCATTTACACGGAACAAATAGTGGAGATGTATCGAGGGAAGAAACGGCACGAGATTCCCCCACACATATATGCAATATCAGAGACTGCATATCGCAGCATGCTGCAAG ATCGAGAGGATCAGTCCATCCTTTGCAC TGGAGAATCAGGTGCCGGCAAGACAGAGAACACAAAGAAAGTCATCCAATATTTGGCACATGTGGCTTCTTCACATAAGGGGCGAAAGGAGCACACAGCCCCG GGAGAGCTAGAGCACCAGCTCCTGCAGGCCAACCCGATATTGGAAGCTTTTGGCAATGCCAAGACTGTAAAAAATGACAACTCTTCTCGATTT ggTAAATTTATCCGCATTAATTTTGATGTTGCTGGTTACATCGTTGGAGCCAACATTGAGACTT ATTTGTTGGAGAAGTCTCGTGCTATTCGACAAGCTAAAGACGAAAGAACATTCCATGTTTTTTACCAGCTTCTAGCAGGAGCAGGGGAGCACATGAAAA CCGACTTGCTTCTGGAGGGCTTCAATCAGTACCGTTTCTTGTCTAATGGAAACCTGCCCATTCCTGGGCAGCAGGACAGGGAGATCTTCCAAGAGACAATGGAGTCCATGAAAATCATGGGATTTAACCATGAAGAAATCATGT CAATGCTGAAAATGGTGTCAGCGGTTCTGCAGTTTGGCAATATAGTTTTCCGGAAAGAAAGGAACACAGATCAAGCATCAATGCCAGATAACACAG CTGCTCAGAAACTGTGCCACCTCCTGGGACTCAATGTCACAGAGTTTAGTCGTGCCATCCTGATGCCAAGGATTAAAGTTGGCCGTGATTATGTCCAGAAGGCCCAGACTAAAGAACAG GCGGACTTTGCTGTGGAAGCCCTGGCAAAAGCTCTATATGAAAGACTGTTCCGCTGGTTGGTTCACCGCATTAACAAGGCTCTGGACAGGACCAAAAGGCAAGGCGCCTCTTTCATAGGCATCCTGGATATCGCTGGCTTTGAAATCTTTGAG CTGAACTCCTTTGAACAGCTGTGCATCAATTACACAAATGAGAAGCTTCAGCAACTGTTCAACCACACAATGTTTGTTCTGGAGCAGGAGGAATATCAGCGTGAGGGCATTGAGTGGAACTTTATTGACTTTGGGCTTGATCTGCAACCCTGTATTGACCTCATTGAGAGACCG GCAAACCCTCCAGGTGTCCTGTCCCTGCTGGATGAGGAGTGCTGGTTCCCCAAAGCCACTGATAAGAGCTTTGTTGAAAAAGTTATCCAGGAATTGGGAAATCACCCTAAATTCCAGAAACCTCGACAATTGCGAGACAAAGCTGATTTGTGCATCATTCATTATGCTGGGAAG GTGGATTACAAAGCAGATGAATGGCTGATGAAGAACATGGATCCACTGAATGACAATGTGGCCACCCTGCTGCACCAAAGCACTGACAAGTATACCGCTGAGCTTTGGAAAGATG TGGATCGGATCGTGGGCCTGGACCAAGTAAGTGGAATGGGAGAGATGTCTTTTGGCTCATCATACAAAACCAAGAAGGGAATGTTTCGCACAGTGGGCCAGCTCTACAAAGAGTCCCTGTCCAAGCTTATGTCTACTCTCAGAAACACCAACCCCAACTTTGTACGGTGCATTATACCCAATCATGAGAAGAAG GCTGGAAAGCTGGAGCCTCACCTTGTACTTGACCAGCTACGCTGTAATGGTGTCCTGGAGGGAATCCGTATTTGCAGACAGGGCTTCCCAAATCGAATTGTATTCCAAGAGTTTAGGCAAAG GTATGAGATTCTGACCCCAAATGCCATTCCCAAAGGATTCATGGATGGCAAGCAAGCTTGTGCAATAATG ATCAGAGCTTTGGAGCTTGACCCTAACCTGTACCGCATAGGACAAAGTAAAATCTTCTTCCGAGCTGGAGTACTGGCACACTTGGAAGAGGAAAGAGACCTAAAGATCACTGACATTATTGTATTTTTCCAAGCTGCTGCTCGGGGTTACCTGGCCAGGAG GGCATTTTATAAGAAGCAGCAGCAGATGAGTGCTCTAAAAGTGGTGCAGCGGAATTGCGCCGCCTACCTCAAGCTCAGACACTGGCAGTGGTGGAGGCTCTTCACCAAG GTAAAGCCATTACTGCAAGTAACCCGTCAGGATGAGGTCATGCAAGCAAAGGTTGTAGAACTGCAAAAGGTGAAAGACACCCAAGTAAAGACTGAATCAGAGCTGAAGGAAATGGCTAACAAGTACCAGCAG TTGTTTGAAGAGAAGAGCATCTTGGCTGAGCAGTTACAAGCAGAAACAGAGCTTTTTGCCGAAGCAGAAGAAATGCGCGCCAGACTTGCATCCAAAAAGCAGGAATTGGAAGAGATTTTGCATGACTTGGAGGCTCGTGTGGAAGAGGAGGAAGAACGTACCTTGCAGCTACAAAACGAGAAGAAAAAGATGCATCAACATATACAG GATTTGGAAGAACAGCTGGAGGAAGAAGAAGGAGCTCGACAGAAACTACAGCTAGAAAAAGTAACCACAGAGTCTAGGCTGAAGAAAATGGAAGAAGATATACTCTTACTGGAAGACCAGAATGCCAAACTGGCCAAG GAGAGGAAACTGCTGGATGACCGCATTGGTGAATTCACTTCAACTATGGCTGAAGAAGAGGAGAAAGTGAAGAGCTTGAATAAATTGCGTAACAAATACGAAGCCGTCATTGCTGACCTGGAAG ATCGTCttaaaaaggaagaaaagggAAGGCAAGAGATGGAGAAGATGAAGAGGAAGCTGGATGGTGAAACCACTGATTTACAGGATCagctgctagagctgcagcagcaGATAGAGGAACTAAAGCAACAGCTGGCTCGTAAGGAAGAAGAACTCCAAGCTGCTCTTGCAAG AGTTGATGATGAAGTAGGACAAAAGAACAATTTGCTCAAACAACTTCGAGACTTGCAGTCACAGCTCGCTGAGTTACATGAAGATCTAGAGTCAGAGAAGGCTGCACGAGCAAAGGCAGAAAAGCAGCGTCGGGACCTTGGTGAGGAGTTGGAGGCCCTGAAAACAGAGCTGGAAGACACTCTCGACTCCACTGCTGCACAGCAAGAGCTCAG AGCCAAAAGGGAACAAGAGGTGACAGACCTGAAGAAAACAATAGAGGAAGACGTAAAAGTTCGAGATGCCCAAGTAACAGAAATGCGCCAGCGACACAACCAAGTGGTGGAAGAGATCTCTGAACAGCTGGAGCAGGCACGAAGG TTCAAGGGGAATCTGGAGAAGGTAAAGCAGACCCTGGAGAGTGAGAACACTGACCTCATTAAGGAAGTCAAGAATCTTCAAGCAGCTAAACAGGATTCAGAACAACGCAGGAAGAAGCTGGAGCAGCAGGTGTCGGAATTTCAGATCCGCACCAACGAAAGTGAAAAGGTCAAGTTCGAACTGGCGGAGAAACTGCAGAAACTGCAG GCTGAATTAGATGGTGTATCGGGCGCCCTTGGATCAACAGAAGGCAAGTCAATCAAACTAACCAAAGACTTGTCAACAGTGCAGTCCCAACTGCAGGATACCCAG GAGTTGCTTCAGGAGGaaacaagacaaaagttgaatttTAGCTCTCGAGTTAGGCAGCTGGAGGAGGAAAAGAATAACCTTATGGAGAACCTAGAGGAAGAGGAATCTGCTAAGGCCCAGCTAAGCCGCCAGTTACAGGCTTTGCAACAACAG CTTCTCGAGTCTAAGAAGAGGATGGAGGACCAGGGTGGTATGGTGGAGGCTATGGAGGAAGCCAAGAAGAAATCATATAAAGAATTAGAGTTCCTCCAGCAACGCTTTGACGAGAAACATCAAATAAACGATAAGCTAGAGAAGACAAGAAACCGCTTACAGCAGGAGCTGGATGACTTGATGGTGGATTTGGACCATCAACGGCAAATAGTCTCCAATCtggagaaaaagcagaagaagtTTGACCAG ATGCTAGCTGAAGAGAAAAACATCTCTGCACGTTATGGAGAAGAGCGAGATCGTGCTGAGGCCGAGGCTCGTGAGAAGGAAACAAAGGCCCTGTCTCTAAGTCGGGCCCTGGAAGAGGCCATTGACCTAAAAGATGAGCTGGACAGGCAGAACAAGCAATTAAGAGCAGAGATGGATGATCTAGTTAGCTCCAAAGATGATGTTGGCAAGAAT gTTCATGAGCTGGAAAGGTCTAAACGGGCCTTGGAACAGCAAGTTCAGGAAATGAAGACCCAGATTGAGGAACTGGAGGATGAGCTACAGGCCATTGAAGATGGCAAACTTCGCTTGGAGGTCAATATGCAAGCAATGAAAGCTCAGTTTGAAAGAGACCTCCAAAACCGAGATGATTCCAATGATGAAAAGAAGAAGCTGCTCTTCAAACAG GTACGAGAGATGGAAGTGGAGTTGGAAGAGGAAAGGAAACAGAAATCCCAGATTCTTGCTGCCAAGAAAAAGCTTGAAATGGATCTACAGGATATGGAAAGCCAGATGGACTCTGCTAACAAAGGTCGGGATGAAGCTGTTAAACAGCTGAAAAAACTACAG CTCCAGTTCAAAGAAGTGTGGCGTGAAGTGGAGGAGACCAGGGCAGCACGAGATGAGATCTTTGTTCAGTCTAGGGATAATGAGAAGAAACTGAAGAGCCTGGAGGCTGAACTGCTTCAACTACAAGAG GACCTGGCAGCCGCCGAACGTGCAAAGAGACAAGCTCAGCAGGAGAGAGACGACCTGGCAGATGAGCTGTCCAATGGAGTCAGTGGCAA ATCGGCCCTGCTGGATGAGAAGAGAGCCCTGGAGATGCGTATCTCTCAGCTGGAAGAGGAGCTGGATGAAGAGCAGAGTAATACAGAGCTTATTAATGACAGATACAGGAAATTAACTTTGCAG GTGGAGACAATAACCACTGAGCTCTCAGCCGAGCGAAGCTTTTCTCAGAAGGCAGAGAATGCCCGTCAACAAATGGAGAGGCAGAATAAAGAACTTAAGGTGAAACTGAATGAGATGGATTCCACCATGAGGTCGAAGTACAAGATCACCATCGCCTCTCTTGAGGCCAAGATTAGCCAGCTGGAAGAGCAGATGGAGCAGGAGTCTAA GGAACGTATCATAGCCAATAAGCTGGTCCGACGTGCTGAAAAGCGGCTTAAGGAGGTGCTGCTGCAGGTGGAAGAGGAAAGACGGAATGCAGATCAGTTCAAGGAGCAG CTGGAGAAGGCAAATATACGCATGAAGCAGCTGAAGCGCCAATTGGAGGAGGCCGAGGAAGAGGCTTCACGCGCCAACTCCAACCGCCGCCGGCTGCAGAGAGAGCTGGAAGATGTGACTGAATCAGCAGAGTCCATGAACCGAGAAGTGACCACCCTGAGAAGCAGGCTTAG